The genomic region AGAAATCAATAACGACGATGTTGAGCTTATCCCGCTGATAGTTGCGGATGCCATCCCATCTGGTAAAATCAATAAAGATGTGGTTTTAAAACTGACTGAAGAGTTATGTCAGGCCGTAGCATCAGCTTTGCCACTGGATGGAATATATTGTGTGGCTCATGGTGCAGCTACGGGCGAAGAGATTAGAGATGTTGATGGTTATTGGCTGTCAGAAATTCGAGCTCTTGTCGGCAATAATGTATCGATGATCGCAAGCCTGGATCCACATGCGAATGTAAGCCAGAAGATGGCGAGCGCAACGGATGCCATGATCGCATATAGCACGAATCCGCACCTGGATCAGAAGGAGACAGGAGGGAAGGTCGCTGGATTAATGAAGAAGATATTAGCTGAAGGTCTTGAGATCAAACAGGAACTGCTCATGTTTCCCGCTTCCTTAAGCTTAGAACAACAGGAAACTGCGGTGGAACCCTGCTTGTCCTTGTACAATAAGGTCGCTGGCTTAATGAACAATCTACCGGTTATTTCCCACAGTATTATTCTGGGTTTTCCGTATGCTGATGTGGAGGAAATGGGGACTTCATTAATCTTGATCACAGAACGTGATTTCGATACTAGTCAACTTCAGCAAGACATTGTGGAACTATTTGAGAGCTACTACGAGCAATTTGTTGGAAAGCGTGTATTGATTGAGGATGTGCTAGAAAATGATAAAAGTTTAGAGAAGCCTGTGTTGTTGCTGGATATGGGCGATAATGTGGGTGCTGGGGCACTTGGAAATAGCTCCTTTCTATTTCATGCTCTAGAAAAGAACAACTGCTCCTCTAGCATCATCGTAATCTATGATCCCATGAAAGTTGATCATCTTAAAACTTTCTCTGTTGGCAGTAAAACCGAACTCTCTCTTAATGACGATACTGGGGGAAACCCTCTAAAGCGATATGTTGTAGAAATATTGGAAATAAGAGATGGTGAGTTTAGCGAAAGCACGCCTCGGCATGGAGGACAGACTTCCTATGATATGGGGAAAGTTGTGCTCGCCAGAACTGAATTGGGAAACTACATTGTATTTACTAGCAAGCGAGTTCCTCCATTTAGCAGCCAGCAACTTCAGCTTTTCGATATCGACTTATCACAATTAAACTGGATCGTCGCTAAAGGAGTAAATGCTCCGATCGCTGCCTATCAAAATATCTGCCCCAATTATTTCAAGATCCAAACGCCCGGCGAGAGTAATGCAGATGCAACGCAATACCATTATCAATATCGAAGGCGCCCGATGATACCATTCGAATCTTTAACAAGTAAATAACATGGATGCAAAGAAGGATATAACGATTTTAACTGATTTTTATACGGAAGGGCCTGTCATCGATAGTAATGGAAATATCTACGTAACGAACCTGTTGGGCAAAGAAATCTTGAAATACGACGGTGACAATGAATTTTCCGTATGGGCAACATGTACCAGTCCAAACGGCCAGTTTATCTCGAGTAATCAGGAACACTTTATCTGTAATAGTTTGGAGGGCAGTATCGAGCGCTTCGACCAGCATGGTAATCACATGGAGACCTACTTTCAAGGTCAGGTTGATGGACACCTTGTTGCATGTCCGAACGACCTTTGGATTGGCGATCAAGGGATGTATTTTACCGACTCTGTGCGATACGCCGGCGCCGTTCTATTTATCGATAAGTCTCGAGAAACAAGCGTCATTGCCAATCAGTTGGATTACCCCAATGGAATTGTCTTTGATAAAAAAAGAAACTGCCTTTATGTGGCAGAAAGTTATAAGAATAGAATAATCAAAATCAACCTCAACCAACCCAACCATCCGGTGAGTACCTTAGTGAAACTGCCTTCGCATCCATCTGCTGATGAAGCAAGGAATCTACCGGATGGTCTTTTTTTAGAAGAGGATGGAAAGCTTTGGATTGCACATTACGGAATGAGGCAATATCACTGCTATGATATTGAAGAGCAACGCTTAGATAGCTTCGATAGTCAGATTACACGCTGCAGCAACATATACGTAAATGATGACTGTATCGTTTTAACGGGAGGAGAAGGGGAACCTGGTCCTGGTCGAGTTCGTATTATTCAGCGAGGGAAGTCCGCCGCCGACGAAACGCAGAAAATATCAAAGTTAACCTTAGGAACGGTAGCACTAGGATTACCTTATGTCGTTTTTGACGACAATCTGCCTGTCGCTAAATCTTCTGCTTCGGATATTATTCAGAAAGCGTATCAAGCAGGAATTACTGCATTTGATACTGCTCGCGAATATGGCACGGCAGAATCATTATTAGGTAATCTAATTGAACAAGATCAGCTTAGGGATGCGGTAATTATTTCAAAGTTTAAATGGTCGAATGAAGCTTGTCATGATGATGAAAAAGCTTTAGTAGAAGCCCTTGCAAGTGTTCGAGCGTCCCTACAGCAGCTCAAGTTATCAAAATTGCCCATCTGTCTTTTTCATATGGTTTCTTCCTTTGATGTTCAATCAGTAAAAGGGATTTTGCCGAAGGTATTCGCGCGTCTTAAAGAATTGAATCTAATAGAGAAGGCGGGCGTATCCGTTGACCACCCTCTAGAAATCCGTCATTTCATCGATGATGATATCTACAGTGCTTTCCAGATACCGATTAACATTTTAGATCATCGTCTAACGTCTACAAATCTTTGGAAGGAACTCGTGGATCGCAAGAAGACGATTTTCGTCCGCAGTATTTACCTGAAAGGACTTCTCCTTCAAGATCCGGATCATTTGACCGGAAATTTAGTGGAAGCGAAGCCATTCTTAAAATCGCTCAGTGCCATAGCTGTAGATGCGCATATGTCCATCAGTCAACTTTGTTTCTCTTACATCAGAGACATGGAAGGAGTGACAAGTGTACTAATTGGACCGGATAAAGAAGAACAATTGATGGAAAATATATCCCTAGAAAACGGACCTGAGATTCCAAAGGATACATTGAATAAAATAACAACACTGTTTGCAGAAGTGCCTGAACACCTATTAACGCCGAGACTATGGAAAATGTAACAATGAATCGCTTTTTCTTAAATAATAAGGTTGTACTGATTACAGGAGGGACTGGTTTGTTTGGGAAGCCGATGTCTCATGCATTGGCGCAAGCCGGGGCAAGCCTCGTAATTGCCTCGCGAAATCTACCATCTTGCCAACAATACGCTAATAAGTTAAATGAACAAGGCTATGAGGCTGTGGCATTTCACTTAGATCTGGCCCAACAGGCATCGATAAATAAGTTGGTAGACGAGGTGATCGCACGATTTGGAAGAATCGACGTCCTGATTAATAACGCGGTAACTCGTGAGGGTTTTAAGAACCT from Sphingobacterium sp. BN32 harbors:
- a CDS encoding M81 family metallopeptidase, coding for MKKRIAIVGLYHESNTFSSIPTLWENFADGHIFRNTEIIERFENAHHEIAGFLQEINNDDVELIPLIVADAIPSGKINKDVVLKLTEELCQAVASALPLDGIYCVAHGAATGEEIRDVDGYWLSEIRALVGNNVSMIASLDPHANVSQKMASATDAMIAYSTNPHLDQKETGGKVAGLMKKILAEGLEIKQELLMFPASLSLEQQETAVEPCLSLYNKVAGLMNNLPVISHSIILGFPYADVEEMGTSLILITERDFDTSQLQQDIVELFESYYEQFVGKRVLIEDVLENDKSLEKPVLLLDMGDNVGAGALGNSSFLFHALEKNNCSSSIIVIYDPMKVDHLKTFSVGSKTELSLNDDTGGNPLKRYVVEILEIRDGEFSESTPRHGGQTSYDMGKVVLARTELGNYIVFTSKRVPPFSSQQLQLFDIDLSQLNWIVAKGVNAPIAAYQNICPNYFKIQTPGESNADATQYHYQYRRRPMIPFESLTSK
- a CDS encoding aldo/keto reductase, whose amino-acid sequence is MDAKKDITILTDFYTEGPVIDSNGNIYVTNLLGKEILKYDGDNEFSVWATCTSPNGQFISSNQEHFICNSLEGSIERFDQHGNHMETYFQGQVDGHLVACPNDLWIGDQGMYFTDSVRYAGAVLFIDKSRETSVIANQLDYPNGIVFDKKRNCLYVAESYKNRIIKINLNQPNHPVSTLVKLPSHPSADEARNLPDGLFLEEDGKLWIAHYGMRQYHCYDIEEQRLDSFDSQITRCSNIYVNDDCIVLTGGEGEPGPGRVRIIQRGKSAADETQKISKLTLGTVALGLPYVVFDDNLPVAKSSASDIIQKAYQAGITAFDTAREYGTAESLLGNLIEQDQLRDAVIISKFKWSNEACHDDEKALVEALASVRASLQQLKLSKLPICLFHMVSSFDVQSVKGILPKVFARLKELNLIEKAGVSVDHPLEIRHFIDDDIYSAFQIPINILDHRLTSTNLWKELVDRKKTIFVRSIYLKGLLLQDPDHLTGNLVEAKPFLKSLSAIAVDAHMSISQLCFSYIRDMEGVTSVLIGPDKEEQLMENISLENGPEIPKDTLNKITTLFAEVPEHLLTPRLWKM